One genomic segment of Pirellulales bacterium includes these proteins:
- a CDS encoding SRPBCC domain-containing protein yields MNQPSTVRVVVTHRYDVAPAKVFEAWLKPELLSQWMFGSHLRDETIVRLHTDACVGGSFSFVVERQGQEIDHVGEYLEVDPPRRLAFTWGIRANLPETSRVVIEIKPVATGCELALTHELDPKWSDFAPRIEASWATMLAALAKIYEQPK; encoded by the coding sequence ATGAACCAACCATCCACAGTACGGGTAGTCGTGACGCATCGCTACGACGTCGCGCCGGCGAAAGTTTTCGAAGCTTGGCTCAAACCCGAACTGCTGAGCCAGTGGATGTTCGGCTCGCACCTGCGTGACGAAACCATCGTGAGGTTGCACACGGACGCCTGCGTCGGCGGGTCGTTTTCCTTTGTCGTCGAGCGGCAAGGACAGGAAATCGACCATGTGGGCGAGTACTTGGAAGTCGATCCCCCGCGCCGCCTGGCCTTCACCTGGGGCATCCGCGCAAACCTCCCCGAAACCAGCCGTGTCGTCATCGAGATCAAGCCAGTCGCCACCGGCTGCGAATTAGCGCTGACGCACGAACTCGACCCAAAATGGTCCGACTTCGCCCCACGCATCGAAGCAAGCTGGGCTACGATGCTCGCGGCGCTCGCCAAAATCTACGAGCAGCCGAAATAA
- a CDS encoding PEP-CTERM sorting domain-containing protein — protein MFGRKVRAYALIAICFSMLSCDGLSSAHQAWATTLAPGTIVVGVSDNPQQVANPDTRLIAVDPTTGSTSVLSGDAIGTGPSLTFDASSGGSNIRYISQQNDGSLLVVDNQSAVNALSQYESRLYRVDPNTGNRSLIADITSSTDSGVINAARQVGNTIFATTKGGLETIDPTTGVVTPFAITGIDTVEPLYGFASLGTDLYVGSNFPALYKISAVTGAASILSSSTVGTGPTISPADLSFDSAGNLYALGLSSTSQGDNSSYFGIYRIDPATGDRVAVSETFDPTPTQPTGTPVIGSGPVLQSLAITTADNGAILAINYTGALLSIDPTTGNRTLVSQVENKAYPVAVASGIVVLHDVPEPSTLMLAALGGLALLAIRRRR, from the coding sequence ATGTTTGGTAGAAAAGTGCGCGCCTATGCGCTCATTGCGATTTGTTTTTCTATGCTTTCGTGCGATGGGCTTTCCTCCGCGCACCAGGCCTGGGCGACGACGCTGGCCCCCGGAACGATTGTCGTGGGCGTATCAGATAACCCACAGCAAGTCGCCAATCCGGACACGCGTTTGATCGCGGTAGATCCGACGACGGGATCAACATCTGTACTTTCCGGCGACGCGATTGGAACGGGGCCGTCGCTTACCTTCGACGCCAGTAGCGGCGGTTCGAACATTCGATATATCAGCCAGCAAAACGACGGCAGCTTGTTAGTGGTCGATAATCAGTCAGCAGTTAATGCGCTTTCTCAATACGAGTCGCGCCTTTATCGGGTCGATCCCAACACAGGCAATCGATCGCTCATCGCCGATATCACAAGCTCGACCGACAGCGGCGTGATTAATGCGGCCAGGCAGGTGGGGAACACCATTTTTGCCACGACCAAGGGAGGACTCGAAACCATCGATCCGACGACCGGGGTCGTCACCCCCTTTGCGATTACCGGCATCGATACGGTAGAGCCATTGTACGGTTTCGCGAGTCTGGGAACCGATCTTTACGTGGGCTCGAACTTTCCTGCGCTTTACAAAATTAGTGCCGTGACGGGCGCGGCGAGCATTCTCTCCAGTTCAACCGTTGGCACCGGCCCTACGATTTCGCCTGCCGATTTATCGTTCGACTCAGCGGGAAACCTATACGCCCTGGGTTTATCGTCGACGAGCCAGGGCGACAACTCGAGTTACTTCGGCATTTACCGGATCGATCCCGCAACCGGCGATCGCGTTGCTGTTTCCGAGACTTTTGATCCGACGCCAACGCAACCGACGGGCACCCCCGTCATCGGATCCGGGCCGGTGTTGCAGTCGCTTGCCATTACTACAGCCGACAACGGCGCTATCCTGGCAATAAATTATACGGGAGCGCTCTTGTCGATTGACCCCACAACTGGCAATAGAACGCTCGTCAGCCAGGTCGAAAACAAGGCGTATCCGGTCGCCGTGGCGTCCGGCATAGTAGTGCTTCACGATGTCCCCGAGCCGTCGACGCTCATGCTCGCCGCACTCGGCGGTCTGGCGCTGTTGGCGATTCGTCGTCGACGGTGA
- a CDS encoding UvrB/UvrC motif-containing protein — MKCQRCDKPATFHITELTGGKPQELHLCEHHARSYLTESEPEQGGGSGQSLAGALAQHLAVGQTAEELARLDQQACPICGITFFEFRKEGRLGCPHDYICFQKELEPLILNIHGETRHVGKRPQRTPGNTDRQTDLIRLRREMKDAIQSEDYERASQLRDEIRQIEQAS, encoded by the coding sequence ATGAAGTGTCAACGCTGCGACAAGCCGGCGACGTTTCACATCACCGAGTTAACCGGTGGCAAGCCGCAGGAATTGCACCTCTGCGAGCACCATGCACGGTCGTACCTGACCGAGTCTGAACCGGAACAAGGGGGAGGAAGCGGGCAGAGTTTGGCCGGTGCGCTCGCGCAGCATCTGGCGGTGGGGCAAACGGCCGAGGAACTGGCCCGACTGGATCAGCAGGCCTGCCCGATTTGCGGGATCACGTTTTTCGAGTTTCGCAAGGAAGGTCGACTGGGCTGCCCCCACGACTACATCTGCTTTCAGAAGGAACTGGAGCCGTTGATCCTGAACATTCACGGCGAGACGCGGCACGTCGGCAAGCGGCCGCAGCGGACGCCAGGGAATACCGACCGGCAGACCGATTTGATCCGGTTGCGGCGCGAGATGAAGGACGCGATCCAGAGCGAAGATTACGAGCGGGCGTCGCAGTTGCGGGATGAAATTCGACAGATCGAACAGGCGAGCTAG
- the trpE gene encoding anthranilate synthase component I, with protein sequence MGHFPDFDTFCRLATGVHLVPVYRRLLSDMLTPVTACRRVDAGRGACLFESVVGGERVGRYSFVAAGPFLEFEARGHDVTITNLTGTVPRSETFHSDDPLEDLKSHVNRWRSATLPDLPPFCSGAVGYAGYDAVRYVENLPNAPTDDRGLPDLAFAFYDHMLVFDNITKTMTAVAMARLDDEQRSAADLRLAYDEACRRVDVLVEQMATPGADPRPVDIATRGEPRITFESNFTAATFETAVERCLEYIRAGDIFQVVLSQRLKTKITAPAFEIYRTLRVVNPSPFMFYLRTPQVTLVGSSPEILVRCMHGEVTVRPLAGTRPRGANEEEDRRLAEELLADPKERAEHVMLVDLGRNDVGRVARYGSVELSDVMTVERYSHVMHITSNVTGQLSPGCDAFDALRACLPAGTVSGAPKVRAMQIIDELEPHRRGPYAGAVGYFDFNGNMDTCIALRTIVIQDGIAYVQAGAGLVADSIPAAEYQETLNKARGLLKAIEITEDRMRGD encoded by the coding sequence ATGGGACACTTTCCCGATTTCGACACTTTTTGTCGCCTCGCCACGGGGGTGCATCTCGTCCCGGTTTATCGTCGCCTGCTTAGCGACATGCTGACCCCGGTCACGGCCTGCCGCCGTGTCGACGCCGGCCGTGGCGCGTGCCTGTTCGAAAGCGTCGTCGGAGGCGAACGGGTCGGACGCTATAGCTTCGTCGCCGCCGGGCCGTTTCTGGAATTCGAAGCCCGCGGCCACGATGTCACGATCACGAACCTCACCGGAACGGTGCCACGAAGCGAAACTTTTCACTCGGACGATCCGCTCGAGGATCTCAAGTCGCACGTCAATCGCTGGCGGTCGGCCACGCTCCCCGATTTACCGCCGTTCTGCAGCGGCGCCGTCGGATACGCCGGCTACGACGCCGTACGCTACGTCGAGAATTTGCCTAACGCCCCGACCGACGATCGTGGGCTGCCCGACCTGGCGTTTGCTTTTTACGACCACATGCTGGTCTTCGACAACATTACGAAGACCATGACCGCCGTGGCCATGGCCCGACTGGACGACGAGCAGCGTTCGGCCGCGGATCTACGCCTTGCGTACGACGAAGCCTGCCGCCGCGTCGATGTGCTAGTCGAGCAAATGGCCACGCCCGGCGCCGATCCCCGGCCTGTTGATATCGCCACGCGGGGCGAGCCACGTATAACGTTCGAATCGAACTTCACGGCCGCCACGTTCGAGACCGCCGTCGAACGCTGCCTGGAATACATTCGCGCCGGCGATATTTTTCAGGTCGTTCTCAGCCAGCGTTTGAAAACCAAGATCACCGCCCCCGCGTTCGAAATCTATCGCACGCTGCGCGTCGTGAATCCCAGCCCATTCATGTTCTACCTGCGTACGCCGCAGGTGACATTGGTCGGCAGCTCGCCCGAAATCCTGGTCCGCTGCATGCATGGCGAAGTAACCGTCCGCCCACTGGCCGGCACCCGCCCGCGCGGCGCCAACGAAGAAGAAGACCGCCGTCTGGCCGAAGAGCTACTCGCCGACCCCAAAGAGCGGGCTGAGCACGTCATGCTCGTCGATCTGGGGCGCAACGACGTGGGCCGTGTCGCCCGCTACGGCAGTGTCGAGCTGTCGGACGTCATGACGGTCGAACGCTACAGCCATGTCATGCACATCACGTCGAATGTCACAGGCCAGCTCTCGCCCGGCTGTGACGCCTTCGACGCGCTGCGCGCCTGTCTGCCGGCCGGAACGGTCTCAGGCGCACCCAAGGTCCGAGCGATGCAGATTATCGACGAGCTCGAGCCACATCGTCGTGGGCCGTATGCCGGAGCCGTCGGTTACTTCGACTTCAACGGCAACATGGACACGTGCATCGCCTTGCGCACGATCGTGATCCAGGACGGCATTGCTTACGTGCAAGCCGGCGCAGGGCTGGTCGCCGATAGCATTCCGGCGGCCGAATATCAAGAAACGCTCAACAAAGCCCGCGGCCTGCTCAAGGCGATCGAAATCACCGAAGACCGCATGCGCGGCGATTGA
- a CDS encoding CHRD domain-containing protein, with protein sequence MNRSYVSFTIGFTLVFVVLVCNVNASGMNMDAFPDGLHQVPPNASPALGEVHGFLNTTLSTFSIQAGDGIYSNLLAGALTVTLNDGAPGTTGPVIGTFTLDSPGTTSGTFQGTVPLTAQQVLDMSAGITYINITDSLFPGGEIRGELQVLPEPSALVLAGLGVLALLAMRRRVSAW encoded by the coding sequence ATGAATCGCTCCTATGTTTCATTCACTATCGGATTTACGCTCGTTTTCGTGGTGCTCGTATGCAACGTGAATGCATCGGGCATGAACATGGACGCATTCCCCGATGGCCTGCATCAGGTGCCGCCCAACGCCTCGCCGGCCCTTGGTGAAGTCCATGGTTTTCTTAACACGACGTTGAGCACCTTCTCGATCCAGGCGGGAGACGGCATTTATAGTAACCTGCTGGCCGGGGCTCTGACTGTGACTCTCAACGATGGCGCGCCAGGTACGACGGGACCGGTAATCGGTACCTTCACGCTCGATTCGCCAGGCACGACTTCGGGCACATTCCAGGGGACCGTGCCGTTGACCGCGCAGCAGGTCTTGGACATGAGTGCCGGGATCACATACATCAACATCACCGATTCGCTCTTTCCGGGCGGCGAGATCCGCGGCGAGCTTCAAGTGCTGCCCGAGCCTTCTGCACTGGTGCTCGCCGGACTCGGCGTCTTGGCATTGCTGGCGATGCGACGGCGCGTATCGGCGTGGTAG
- a CDS encoding PEP-CTERM sorting domain-containing protein, translating to MTKHTACQRRPVLATLCLMAFVLLVLAFDTLPAVAADYSWANPVSGDFDGPTNWTPAGGPPGANDTAIFNLGSTGYTVSSTLADTLQQLRVDNDTVTFQSISGRSLSATGTTLPAISFGNNAGDIANVTLKRSLTGVNDAVGYAAGSQATATLLGTSWTDTNLYIGYAGQGTVNLPNSSSLSSTNSMVLGYQAGSQGTVTQSGAGIGLQGGSLIVGGSGAGTLSAVRASFNQIILGQNTGSTGTATVGSVETESGGNLVVGQNGNGSMSLISGGSVSGALVIGQNVGSQGTTSLTNSHSFLTVYGIRGEPSVIVGGSGQGSLSLSNAATLNSGPMVVGQSVGSVGEVDITGAKSRLDASDLEIGNAGKGTLTVSAGGNAEAQNLSIATTAGASGAISVDGAGSSVIGNGELTIASSGIGSLAITNGGSVDAKGSTTVGANTSSQGGITVDGAGSILRTGDLTTAGAGHGNIAVTAGGELDGGTNVIGRDHDSHGSISIDGAQSTFLLAGAAIGQAGQGSLTLSGGSLTTAKGDMIVGQAATGVGTLTVDGAMATVQNLVVAQDGIGAATFSNGANVTAQNVTIGADKGANGSISVTGSGTALTAWALSIAPAGSGQLSASDGAAVSATSVTIGGAGSLSLVSGATLISTDLTISPLGQLSLAGAGTKYSVPPSNGPLQIAGVATISNGASWITPTAVEVGNLAANPASVTVSGAGSQWNASSTYGSLTLAAASQLAVNNSGAVTASTIVDEGAILVNTGATLSATNSLGVLGILQVGTGASVITPSLSLFQGRTVDLSGGGTVIVGATAPTATVLDSFTTNAAPSGSLIQIETGGHFTTRTDVAAPFNGIYSVTGSILNQGGTVNLQGESLPSQLDVSGDFTQQSGTLALLMIGSTSNASNELHVAGNVSLSGELELDIASSQESPVHAGATFDLIFAAGNFDTSGLTVVAKGAFGVPLPAGFAYTTQLSDGVFSMTVTSVPEPSTLVLTGLCALGVVLRRRRASIVKKVIS from the coding sequence ATGACCAAGCACACTGCTTGCCAACGCAGACCGGTCCTGGCGACCCTCTGCCTCATGGCTTTCGTTTTATTAGTTCTTGCTTTCGACACCTTGCCCGCCGTGGCCGCCGATTACTCGTGGGCCAATCCGGTCTCCGGCGATTTCGATGGTCCCACGAATTGGACTCCCGCCGGCGGGCCGCCAGGGGCGAACGACACCGCGATCTTCAATCTCGGTTCGACAGGTTACACCGTATCCAGCACGCTGGCAGACACGCTGCAACAATTGCGCGTCGACAACGACACCGTGACCTTTCAAAGCATTTCCGGACGCTCGCTGTCGGCAACCGGGACCACTTTGCCCGCCATTTCGTTCGGCAACAACGCGGGTGACATAGCCAACGTGACGCTCAAGCGTTCGCTGACGGGCGTCAATGACGCGGTCGGTTACGCTGCTGGATCGCAGGCCACGGCGACGCTTCTTGGCACTTCTTGGACCGACACGAATCTCTATATCGGATACGCCGGCCAGGGCACCGTCAACCTCCCGAACTCTTCGTCGCTCTCTAGCACGAACTCAATGGTGCTGGGTTATCAAGCCGGCTCGCAGGGAACCGTGACCCAAAGTGGCGCCGGCATCGGGTTGCAAGGCGGCTCGCTCATCGTAGGCGGCAGCGGCGCCGGCACGCTGAGCGCTGTACGCGCAAGCTTCAACCAGATCATTCTTGGCCAGAACACCGGCTCAACGGGGACGGCTACTGTTGGTTCCGTTGAAACCGAATCGGGCGGGAATCTTGTCGTCGGCCAGAATGGCAACGGAAGCATGTCTCTCATTAGTGGCGGCAGCGTGAGTGGGGCACTGGTCATTGGCCAGAATGTCGGCTCGCAGGGGACGACGTCCTTGACGAACTCCCACTCGTTTCTGACCGTCTATGGCATCAGAGGTGAACCAAGCGTAATTGTCGGGGGATCGGGACAGGGTTCGCTATCACTGTCTAATGCGGCAACGCTGAACTCCGGCCCAATGGTCGTTGGACAGTCGGTCGGATCTGTCGGCGAGGTTGACATTACCGGAGCAAAATCCCGATTGGACGCATCAGATTTGGAAATCGGAAACGCAGGCAAGGGCACACTTACCGTCTCTGCAGGTGGCAACGCAGAGGCTCAAAATCTTTCCATCGCTACAACGGCCGGCGCTAGCGGTGCGATATCTGTCGATGGAGCGGGATCGAGCGTGATTGGTAATGGGGAACTGACCATTGCCAGCAGCGGTATCGGATCACTCGCAATTACCAATGGCGGCAGCGTGGACGCTAAAGGCAGCACTACGGTAGGCGCGAATACTTCCTCTCAAGGTGGCATTACTGTGGACGGCGCCGGATCGATCCTCCGCACCGGCGATCTCACGACAGCAGGCGCCGGCCATGGCAACATCGCGGTCACCGCGGGGGGAGAGTTGGATGGCGGCACCAACGTGATCGGTCGCGATCACGACTCGCATGGATCAATCTCGATCGACGGGGCGCAATCCACGTTCCTGCTGGCCGGTGCAGCGATCGGTCAGGCGGGGCAGGGGAGTCTTACGCTCAGTGGCGGAAGCCTCACCACTGCCAAGGGTGATATGATTGTGGGCCAGGCGGCAACCGGTGTCGGCACCCTGACCGTCGACGGCGCCATGGCAACTGTGCAGAACCTGGTTGTCGCGCAGGACGGCATCGGCGCGGCCACATTCAGCAACGGCGCAAACGTGACCGCTCAGAATGTGACCATCGGCGCCGACAAAGGTGCAAACGGAAGCATCTCGGTCACAGGTTCGGGGACAGCCTTGACCGCATGGGCGCTATCGATCGCACCGGCGGGAAGCGGGCAACTGAGCGCCTCGGACGGTGCGGCTGTCTCAGCGACTAGCGTCACGATCGGCGGCGCAGGATCGTTAAGCCTCGTCAGCGGGGCGACCCTCATCAGCACCGACCTCACAATTTCTCCGCTCGGGCAGCTCTCGCTAGCTGGCGCCGGCACGAAATATTCCGTGCCACCCTCTAACGGTCCGCTACAGATCGCGGGCGTAGCAACGATCTCGAACGGCGCCTCTTGGATAACGCCCACTGCGGTCGAAGTGGGAAACCTTGCGGCCAATCCCGCGTCGGTGACAGTCTCGGGCGCAGGTTCGCAATGGAATGCATCGAGCACGTATGGAAGCTTGACGCTAGCTGCGGCCTCTCAATTGGCCGTGAATAATAGCGGCGCCGTCACCGCGTCAACGATCGTCGACGAGGGAGCCATCCTCGTAAACACTGGCGCGACATTGTCCGCAACAAACTCGCTCGGGGTCTTGGGAATTCTGCAGGTAGGAACGGGCGCAAGCGTGATCACGCCTTCTTTGTCGTTATTCCAGGGCCGCACAGTCGATCTGAGTGGCGGAGGAACGGTCATCGTTGGCGCAACGGCGCCTACCGCAACTGTTCTTGATTCATTCACGACGAATGCCGCGCCATCTGGGAGTCTAATTCAAATCGAGACTGGCGGACATTTCACCACGAGAACGGACGTCGCTGCCCCGTTTAACGGTATATATTCTGTCACCGGCTCGATCCTCAACCAAGGCGGTACGGTGAATCTGCAAGGAGAGAGCCTACCCTCGCAACTCGATGTATCAGGCGACTTCACGCAGCAGTCCGGAACGCTCGCTCTGCTAATGATAGGATCAACCAGCAACGCCAGCAATGAACTGCACGTGGCGGGCAACGTCTCGCTGTCCGGTGAACTGGAACTGGACATCGCTTCCAGCCAAGAGTCGCCCGTACACGCCGGCGCAACCTTCGACCTGATCTTCGCCGCTGGCAACTTCGACACCTCGGGCCTTACTGTCGTGGCCAAGGGCGCGTTCGGAGTTCCGTTGCCCGCGGGTTTTGCCTATACGACGCAACTCTCGGACGGCGTCTTTTCCATGACCGTTACCTCGGTCCCCGAACCCTCGACGCTAGTGCTGACTGGTCTGTGTGCCCTGGGTGTTGTACTGCGGCGGCGACGGGCATCAATCGTCAAAAAAGTGATTAGTTGA
- a CDS encoding PEP-CTERM sorting domain-containing protein, which produces MTKHTACQCRPVLATLCLMAFVFVVLAFEISLAVAADYSWANPVSGDFDGPTNWTPAGGPPGANDTAIFNLGSTGYTVSSTLADTLQQLRVDNDTVTFQSISGRSLSATGTTLPAISFGNNSGDVANVTLNRPLKGVNDAVGYAAGSQATVTLGSGNVSWTDTNLYIGYAGQGTVNLPISSTLSSTNSMVLGDQTGSQGTVTVGNSGAAVNTSSLIVGGSGTGKLSVTAGSIGFKNQMIVGQNAGSTGTATLDGKNSTFVVNSGANLIVAQDGQASMSLTNGAAGILNGTLVIGQDAGSQGSFTIADVNSKLQIGSGIPTTPDVTVGAAGQGSLSLSGGGNLLSLGPVVAGQSAGSVGTISVAGTNSGIGVSSGGLTIGVAGQGDLSVTGGGSILATGLAVGSSAGSHGAVTVDGTGSKIAGVSVTTIGVSGSGSLDITNGGNLGANSSLIVGANASSQGTVTLDGTGSILSAGNLTTGGAGHGSIAVTGGSELLTSSSTIIGRDQASQGTISVDGAQSKFVLAGSTIGQSGQGNLKLSGESVTTASGKMVVGQAVGGAGNVTISGATANLQNLVVAQDGTGQFNLQGGGTVAAQDVTIGADIGANGSISASDSGTTLTARNLSIGTGGVGQLSASNGAALSATSNVIIGGTGSLSLASGATLSSQSLTIAPTTATATGQGQLSLDGAGTKYTLASFGSPMPMGGAVTISNGATWTTAPPINVGAFIGNKALVTVSGAGSQWNSSGSPQVFDININSTSQLVVNNKGAVTAPTIADYGTISMNTGATLSTSNTLDVAGSLEVGTGANITSPSLVLVGGSNVDLNGGGTVTLGSATPAATVLDAFTSNAVPSGGMIQIDVGGILSAEPLNTGPIGGVSSVTGTILNQGGTVSLQGESVPSHLNVSGDFTQQSGTLALLMAGTPYNASNELHVAGNVSLSGVLELDISSFQDFPVHVGETFDLIFASGNFNTPGLTVEAKGAFGVPLPAGFAYTTQLSDGVFSMTVTSVPEPSTLVLTGLCALGVVLLRRRS; this is translated from the coding sequence ATGACCAAGCACACTGCTTGCCAATGCAGACCGGTCCTGGCGACCCTCTGCCTCATGGCTTTCGTTTTTGTCGTTCTTGCATTTGAGATTTCGCTCGCCGTGGCCGCCGATTACTCGTGGGCCAATCCGGTCTCCGGCGATTTCGATGGTCCCACGAATTGGACTCCCGCCGGCGGGCCGCCAGGGGCGAACGATACCGCGATCTTCAATCTCGGTTCGACAGGTTACACCGTATCCAGCACGCTGGCAGACACGCTGCAACAATTGCGCGTCGACAACGACACCGTGACCTTTCAAAGCATTTCCGGACGCTCGCTGTCGGCCACCGGGACCACTTTGCCCGCCATTTCGTTCGGCAATAACTCGGGTGACGTCGCCAATGTGACGCTCAATCGTCCGCTAAAGGGCGTGAACGACGCGGTCGGGTACGCTGCCGGATCGCAGGCCACGGTGACGCTCGGATCGGGCAATGTTTCTTGGACGGACACGAATCTCTATATCGGATACGCCGGCCAGGGCACCGTCAACCTTCCGATCTCTTCGACCCTCTCGAGCACGAACTCGATGGTGCTTGGTGATCAAACGGGGTCGCAGGGAACCGTGACCGTTGGTAATTCCGGGGCCGCCGTCAACACGAGCTCTCTCATCGTAGGCGGCAGCGGTACCGGCAAGCTATCGGTTACTGCGGGAAGCATCGGATTCAAAAACCAAATGATCGTCGGCCAGAACGCCGGTTCGACGGGCACCGCGACTCTCGATGGCAAGAATTCGACGTTCGTCGTCAACTCCGGGGCCAACCTCATCGTTGCCCAAGACGGTCAGGCATCGATGTCACTTACCAATGGCGCCGCCGGAATCTTGAATGGAACTCTGGTTATCGGACAAGATGCTGGATCGCAAGGAAGTTTCACCATCGCGGATGTCAACTCCAAATTGCAGATCGGCAGTGGCATCCCAACGACTCCAGACGTGACGGTTGGCGCCGCGGGCCAAGGATCGCTTTCGCTGTCTGGCGGAGGAAACCTTCTTTCGCTCGGCCCGGTCGTCGCAGGACAGTCGGCAGGCTCCGTCGGCACGATTAGCGTCGCCGGAACCAATTCCGGTATAGGGGTATCTTCTGGAGGACTTACGATTGGTGTCGCCGGGCAAGGCGATCTCTCCGTCACGGGGGGCGGCTCGATTCTTGCCACGGGATTGGCCGTCGGCTCTTCGGCCGGTTCGCATGGCGCCGTAACGGTCGATGGAACAGGATCGAAAATTGCCGGGGTCAGCGTCACGACGATCGGGGTCTCGGGCTCCGGCTCGCTCGACATTACCAATGGAGGCAACTTAGGCGCTAACTCGTCCCTCATCGTAGGCGCCAATGCTTCGTCACAAGGAACGGTCACCCTGGACGGTACCGGATCGATCCTCAGCGCCGGCAATCTCACGACAGGAGGCGCCGGCCATGGCAGCATCGCCGTCACCGGCGGTAGCGAACTATTGACATCCAGCAGCACGATCATCGGCCGTGATCAGGCATCCCAAGGAACAATCTCAGTCGATGGAGCACAATCAAAATTTGTGCTGGCCGGCTCGACGATCGGCCAGTCAGGTCAGGGAAATCTTAAGCTCAGCGGCGAAAGCGTTACGACGGCCAGCGGCAAAATGGTCGTTGGTCAGGCGGTGGGCGGCGCCGGCAACGTGACCATTAGCGGAGCCACCGCCAATTTGCAGAATCTCGTCGTCGCTCAGGACGGCACCGGGCAATTCAACCTCCAGGGCGGTGGAACCGTCGCCGCTCAAGACGTGACGATCGGCGCCGACATCGGCGCCAATGGAAGCATCTCGGCTTCCGACTCCGGCACAACCTTAACTGCGAGAAACCTGTCGATTGGCACCGGCGGAGTGGGACAGCTCAGCGCTTCGAACGGCGCTGCTCTTTCGGCAACCAGTAATGTCATCATTGGCGGCACCGGCTCGTTAAGCCTCGCCAGCGGGGCCACGCTCAGCAGCCAGTCACTCACCATCGCACCGACGACGGCCACGGCTACCGGCCAAGGCCAGCTCTCACTGGACGGCGCAGGCACGAAGTACACCCTGGCAAGCTTCGGAAGCCCGATGCCAATGGGGGGCGCAGTAACGATCTCAAACGGCGCCACTTGGACCACGGCACCGCCAATTAATGTAGGCGCCTTCATCGGCAATAAAGCCTTGGTGACGGTCTCGGGCGCTGGTTCGCAATGGAATTCATCCGGTTCGCCCCAAGTCTTTGATATCAACATCAACAGCACCTCTCAATTGGTCGTTAATAATAAAGGCGCCGTCACGGCGCCCACCATTGCCGACTATGGAACCATCAGCATGAACACCGGCGCGACATTGTCCACCTCGAATACGCTCGACGTCGCCGGCAGCTTGGAGGTAGGGACGGGCGCCAACATAACTTCGCCCTCGTTGGTATTGGTCGGGGGCAGCAACGTCGATCTCAACGGAGGAGGAACGGTCACGCTAGGCAGCGCAACTCCTGCCGCCACAGTTCTCGATGCATTCACGTCGAATGCCGTGCCCAGCGGGGGCATGATCCAGATCGACGTTGGCGGAATCCTCAGCGCCGAGCCGCTCAACACGGGACCGATTGGAGGAGTCAGCTCGGTCACCGGCACGATCCTCAACCAGGGTGGCACCGTCTCCTTGCAAGGAGAAAGCGTGCCGTCGCATCTCAATGTCTCGGGCGACTTCACGCAGCAGTCCGGAACGCTCGCTCTACTGATGGCAGGTACGCCCTACAACGCCAGCAATGAACTGCATGTGGCGGGAAATGTTTCTCTATCCGGTGTTTTGGAACTCGACATTTCATCTTTTCAGGATTTTCCCGTGCATGTCGGCGAAACCTTCGACCTGATCTTCGCCAGCGGCAACTTCAATACGCCTGGCCTTACGGTCGAGGCCAAGGGGGCCTTCGGAGTTCCGTTGCCCGCTGGATTCGCTTACACAACACAACTCTCGGACGGCGTCTTTTCGATGACCGTCACTTCGGTGCCCGAGCCCTCGACGCTCGTGCTGACTGGTCTGTGTGCCCTGGGTGTTGTACTGCTGCGGCGACGGTCGTAG